The following are encoded together in the Streptomyces sp. NBC_00358 genome:
- a CDS encoding 4'-phosphopantetheinyl transferase family protein, with translation MMEELLPESVVAVENHGDDGAEGATLYPEERELLKRAVEKRRREFTIVRACARRAMKKLGVAPGPVLPGERGAPQWPAGVIGSMTHCEGYGAAALARATDLASLGIDAEPHLALPDGVLDAVALPAETDRLDRLAAREPAVHWDRLLFSAKESVYKAWFPLTGRWLDFSEADIDISLAPAPPVAGLSGTFRAQLLVPGPVVGGVQVPAFDGRWMVRRGLVATAITVPHTRSGPPSAAQD, from the coding sequence GTGATGGAGGAGCTGCTTCCGGAGTCGGTCGTGGCCGTGGAGAACCACGGTGACGACGGGGCCGAGGGCGCGACCCTGTACCCCGAGGAGCGGGAGCTGCTGAAGCGCGCCGTGGAGAAACGGCGCCGCGAGTTCACCATCGTGCGGGCCTGCGCCCGGCGGGCCATGAAGAAGCTGGGTGTGGCACCGGGCCCCGTGCTGCCGGGCGAGCGCGGCGCCCCGCAGTGGCCGGCGGGCGTCATCGGCAGCATGACGCACTGCGAGGGCTACGGCGCCGCAGCACTCGCCCGCGCCACCGATCTGGCCTCCCTCGGCATCGACGCCGAACCCCATCTGGCGCTCCCGGACGGCGTCCTGGACGCCGTCGCCCTGCCCGCTGAGACGGACAGGCTCGACCGCCTCGCCGCCCGGGAACCCGCCGTCCACTGGGACCGGCTGCTGTTCAGCGCGAAGGAGTCGGTCTACAAGGCGTGGTTCCCGCTCACCGGCAGGTGGCTGGACTTCTCCGAGGCGGACATCGACATCTCCCTCGCCCCGGCACCCCCCGTCGCAGGCCTCTCCGGAACCTTCCGCGCCCAACTCCTCGTACCGGGACCCGTGGTGGGCGGCGTTCAAGTCCCGGCCTTCGACGGACGGTGGATGGTCCGGCGCGGACTGGTCGCGACGGCGATCACGGTGCCGCACACGCGGTCCGGTCCGCCCTCCGCGGCGCAGGACTGA
- a CDS encoding metallophosphoesterase family protein: MRPTDGGAGNLLAISDLHVGYPENRALVEDMRPGSEDDWLLVAGDIGEIVDDIRWTLETLSGRFRQVVWVPGNHELWTHPKDPVQLRGVARYEHLVALCRELGVTTPEDPYPVWNGPGGPAVIAPLFLLYDYSFLPQGCATKAEGLAYARGTGIVCADEHLLHPDPYPSREAWCRARVAETERRLAGVPDGLPVIPVNHYPLDRHPMDVLWHPEFAMWCGTRATADWHRRFRVETMVYGHLHIPRTTWHEGVRFEEVSVGYPREWRKRPGPPGTLRRILPMEVKSGDGGAASGVGRGRGEPR, translated from the coding sequence GTGCGGCCGACGGACGGCGGAGCCGGCAACCTGCTGGCCATCAGTGACCTGCACGTCGGCTACCCCGAGAACCGCGCCCTCGTCGAGGACATGCGCCCCGGGTCGGAGGACGACTGGCTCCTGGTGGCCGGTGACATCGGCGAGATCGTCGACGACATCCGGTGGACCCTGGAGACGCTCAGCGGCCGTTTCCGCCAGGTCGTCTGGGTCCCCGGGAACCATGAGCTGTGGACGCATCCCAAGGACCCCGTCCAACTGCGCGGAGTAGCCCGCTACGAGCATCTGGTCGCCCTGTGCCGGGAGTTGGGCGTCACGACCCCCGAGGACCCCTACCCCGTCTGGAACGGGCCGGGAGGCCCCGCCGTCATCGCGCCGCTCTTCCTGCTCTACGACTACTCGTTCCTGCCGCAGGGCTGTGCCACCAAGGCGGAGGGGCTGGCGTACGCCCGGGGGACCGGCATCGTGTGCGCGGACGAGCACCTGCTCCACCCCGACCCCTACCCGAGCCGCGAGGCCTGGTGCCGGGCCCGGGTGGCCGAGACCGAGCGCAGACTCGCCGGAGTCCCCGACGGCCTGCCCGTCATCCCGGTGAACCACTACCCGCTGGACCGCCATCCGATGGACGTCCTGTGGCACCCCGAGTTCGCCATGTGGTGCGGCACCCGGGCGACCGCCGACTGGCACCGCAGGTTCCGCGTCGAGACCATGGTCTACGGTCATCTGCATATCCCGCGGACCACCTGGCACGAGGGTGTCCGCTTCGAAGAGGTGTCGGTGGGCTATCCCCGGGAATGGCGCAAGCGACCGGGACCGCCCGGCACGCTGCGCCGCATTCTGCCGATGGAGGTCAAGTCCGGTGATGGAGGAGCTGCTTCCGGAGTCGGTCGTGGCCGTGGAGAACCACGGTGA
- a CDS encoding carbohydrate binding domain-containing protein, producing the protein MLRRSRHRFLALLGTAALALAGAVALPGTAQAANILSNPGFETGSLSPWSCSGNLGSIVSSPVHGGSKALAGAASSSDSAQCSQTVSVQPNTTYNLTGWVRGSYVYLGVDGGASNWTTSTSAYSQLTVPFTTGASQTSAKIYVHGWYAQGTYYADDISLDGPGGGGGGSDTQAPTAPTGLTSTGKTSSSVSLSWGASSDNVGVTAYDIYSGSNQLLSVAGTSATVSGLSASTAYSFTVKARDAAGNTSAASNSVSVTTSAGGGGGGTGFKQAAPYLYEGWGDPPNPTTVMSATGVKWFTMAFVLDSGGCTPAWDGSRALTGGADQTAINQIRSAGGDIVPSFGGWQGSKLGANCSSASALAGALQKVIDAYGLKAIDMDIENTDEFENEAVQAKILTALKTVKANNPGLRTIVTFGTSTTGPTYYGNRLIEQAQSLNAGIDVFTIMPFDFGGGSDMYGNTVNAAEGLKTKLKSTFGWDDATAYSHIGISGMNGLSDQQENTTPAIWTSIRDWANTHHIARLAYWAVNRDRSCPGGGVVSNCSGISQSTWQFTSITAGFTG; encoded by the coding sequence ATGCTCAGACGTTCCAGACATCGTTTCCTCGCCCTGCTGGGCACGGCCGCGCTGGCGCTCGCCGGGGCGGTCGCCCTGCCGGGTACGGCCCAGGCGGCCAACATCCTCTCCAACCCCGGCTTCGAGACGGGCAGTCTCTCCCCCTGGTCCTGCTCGGGCAACCTGGGTTCGATCGTCTCCAGCCCCGTCCACGGCGGCTCCAAAGCCCTTGCTGGGGCCGCGAGTTCGAGCGACAGCGCACAGTGCAGCCAGACCGTCTCGGTCCAGCCGAACACGACGTACAACCTCACGGGCTGGGTCCGCGGCAGCTACGTCTACCTCGGCGTGGACGGCGGTGCCTCGAACTGGACGACGTCCACCTCGGCGTACAGCCAGCTCACCGTGCCCTTCACCACCGGCGCCTCGCAGACCAGCGCCAAGATCTATGTCCACGGCTGGTACGCGCAGGGCACCTACTACGCCGACGACATCAGCCTGGACGGTCCGGGCGGCGGCGGTGGCGGTTCCGACACCCAGGCGCCGACCGCGCCCACCGGTCTGACCTCCACCGGCAAGACCTCCTCCAGCGTGTCGCTGTCGTGGGGCGCGTCGAGCGACAACGTCGGCGTGACCGCGTACGACATCTACAGCGGCTCCAACCAGCTACTGAGCGTGGCGGGTACGAGTGCCACGGTCAGCGGACTGTCCGCGAGCACGGCCTACTCGTTCACCGTCAAGGCGCGGGACGCGGCCGGGAACACCTCCGCGGCCTCCAACTCCGTGAGCGTCACGACGAGCGCGGGCGGCGGCGGGGGCGGCACCGGCTTCAAGCAGGCCGCTCCCTATCTGTACGAGGGCTGGGGCGATCCCCCGAACCCGACCACGGTGATGAGCGCGACCGGCGTCAAGTGGTTCACGATGGCGTTCGTGCTCGACTCCGGCGGCTGCACCCCGGCCTGGGACGGCAGCCGCGCGCTGACCGGCGGCGCCGACCAGACGGCCATCAACCAGATCCGTTCCGCGGGCGGTGACATCGTCCCCTCGTTCGGTGGCTGGCAGGGCAGCAAGCTCGGCGCCAACTGCTCCTCGGCGAGCGCGCTCGCCGGTGCTCTGCAGAAGGTGATCGACGCCTACGGCCTCAAGGCGATCGACATGGACATCGAGAACACCGACGAGTTCGAGAACGAAGCCGTCCAGGCGAAGATCCTGACCGCGCTGAAGACGGTCAAGGCCAACAACCCCGGCCTGAGGACGATCGTCACCTTCGGCACCTCGACGACCGGCCCGACCTACTACGGCAACCGGCTCATCGAGCAGGCGCAGTCCCTGAACGCGGGCATCGACGTCTTCACCATCATGCCGTTCGACTTCGGCGGCGGCTCCGACATGTACGGCAACACCGTCAACGCCGCCGAGGGGCTGAAGACCAAGCTGAAGTCGACCTTCGGCTGGGACGACGCCACGGCGTACTCGCACATCGGCATCTCCGGCATGAACGGCCTGTCCGACCAGCAGGAGAACACCACCCCGGCCATCTGGACCTCGATCCGTGACTGGGCCAACACCCACCACATCGCGCGGCTCGCCTACTGGGCGGTCAACCGCGACCGGTCCTGCCCCGGCGGCGGCGTGGTGAGCAACTGCTCCGGCATCAGCCAGAGCACCTGGCAGTTCACGTCGATCACGGCCGGCTTCACGGGCTGA
- a CDS encoding ATP-grasp domain-containing protein — MGSRVRVWLNRTYAENVFFMDQLRSNPQHRAVEIHATHGDADSPVLAAADTAEPEPEGLSPRAYVEFALDMCARRSIDVFVPVLHQAAIVAQRAEFAALGTALLAPPAEAVAVFHDKATAYQAVEAVGIPVPPWWRVRTEEELVAAVEELEAAGQRACFKPAAGAGGVGFRVITRTPFSLMHLNGFPSAYVPMDLVVEALRAADEPVDWLVMPHLGQPEVSVDCLTGPDGRVRMAIGRTKNGRRRGFTLDDAWIEPARLLAEAFGLHYLSNIQFRMYGDEPVLMDVNTRPAGGLHQIAQCGVNAPWAAVQLALGEETGEVVPPFLGQDYTVVSGPRPVRPVSLPAPRPDAPVPTLSAVPAPVAETASALSAPVGTTVSAVSAQAATAANAAIAPA, encoded by the coding sequence ATGGGCTCTCGCGTACGCGTCTGGCTCAACCGCACGTACGCGGAGAACGTGTTCTTCATGGATCAGCTGCGAAGCAATCCGCAGCACCGCGCGGTCGAGATCCATGCCACCCACGGCGACGCCGACTCTCCCGTACTGGCCGCCGCCGACACCGCCGAACCGGAGCCCGAGGGCCTGTCGCCGCGCGCCTATGTCGAGTTCGCGCTCGACATGTGCGCGCGCCGTTCCATCGACGTGTTCGTGCCGGTCCTGCACCAGGCGGCGATCGTGGCGCAGCGCGCCGAGTTCGCGGCGCTCGGTACGGCGCTGCTGGCGCCGCCGGCGGAGGCGGTCGCGGTCTTCCACGACAAGGCCACCGCGTACCAGGCCGTCGAGGCCGTGGGCATTCCGGTGCCCCCGTGGTGGCGGGTGCGCACGGAGGAAGAACTGGTCGCGGCGGTCGAAGAGCTGGAGGCCGCGGGTCAGCGAGCCTGCTTCAAGCCCGCGGCCGGAGCGGGCGGGGTGGGCTTCCGGGTGATCACCCGCACTCCCTTCTCGCTGATGCACCTCAACGGGTTCCCGAGCGCGTACGTGCCGATGGACCTGGTCGTGGAGGCGCTGCGCGCGGCCGACGAGCCGGTCGACTGGCTGGTGATGCCGCACCTCGGACAGCCGGAGGTGTCGGTGGACTGCCTCACCGGTCCTGACGGCCGAGTGCGCATGGCGATCGGCCGCACCAAGAACGGGCGGCGCCGCGGATTCACCCTCGACGACGCGTGGATCGAGCCCGCCCGGCTGCTCGCCGAGGCGTTCGGGCTGCACTATCTGTCGAACATCCAGTTCCGTATGTACGGTGACGAGCCGGTCCTGATGGACGTGAACACCCGTCCGGCGGGCGGACTGCACCAGATCGCCCAGTGCGGGGTGAACGCCCCTTGGGCGGCTGTGCAGTTGGCGCTCGGCGAGGAGACCGGCGAGGTGGTCCCGCCGTTCCTCGGACAGGACTACACGGTGGTCTCGGGGCCGCGTCCGGTGCGTCCGGTGTCGCTGCCCGCACCGCGGCCCGACGCGCCCGTGCCGACGCTGTCCGCGGTGCCCGCTCCGGTCGCGGAGACCGCCTCGGCGCTGTCCGCCCCGGTCGGGACGACCGTCTCCGCCGTCTCCGCCCAGGCGGCCACGGCCGCGAACGCGGCCATCGCACCCGCCTAG